The following proteins are encoded in a genomic region of Hymenobacter siberiensis:
- a CDS encoding amidohydrolase family protein, with the protein MLPHPLSIDIHTHILPERWPDLHERYGYGGFIRLDHHKPCCARMMQDDKFFREVQDNCWDPQVRMREYDQFGVQVQVLSTVPVMFSYWAQPLDCLDLSQLLNDHIADVVRRYPTRFVGLGTIPMQAPNLAIRELERCMKIGLAGVQIGSHVNDWNLDAPELFEIFAAAEELGACVFVHPWDMMAQQKMPKYWLPWLVGMPAESTLALCSLIFGGVLERLPNLRVAVAHGGGSFASTIGRIEHGWQVRPDLCAVDNPHNPRRYLGKFWVDSLVHDPLMLDYLMKTLGADKITLGTDYPFPLGELEPGQLIKSMPFSDDIKARMLGQNALDWLGLTAGQFGYSSHPLTAAR; encoded by the coding sequence GTGTTGCCCCACCCTCTCAGCATCGATATCCACACCCACATTCTGCCCGAGCGCTGGCCCGACCTGCACGAGCGGTATGGCTACGGGGGCTTTATCCGGCTCGACCACCACAAGCCCTGCTGCGCCCGCATGATGCAGGACGACAAGTTCTTCCGCGAAGTGCAGGACAACTGCTGGGACCCGCAGGTGCGGATGCGCGAGTACGACCAGTTTGGGGTGCAGGTGCAGGTACTGAGTACGGTGCCCGTCATGTTCAGCTACTGGGCCCAGCCGCTGGACTGCCTCGACCTCAGCCAGTTGCTCAACGACCACATTGCCGACGTGGTGCGGCGCTACCCTACCCGTTTCGTGGGCCTGGGCACCATCCCGATGCAGGCCCCCAACCTGGCCATCCGGGAACTGGAGCGCTGCATGAAAATCGGGCTGGCCGGCGTGCAGATTGGCTCGCATGTGAACGACTGGAACCTGGACGCGCCAGAGTTATTCGAAATTTTCGCCGCCGCCGAGGAGCTGGGTGCCTGCGTATTTGTGCACCCCTGGGACATGATGGCCCAGCAGAAAATGCCCAAATACTGGCTACCCTGGCTGGTGGGCATGCCCGCCGAAAGCACGCTGGCCCTCTGCTCCCTCATATTTGGCGGGGTGCTGGAGCGCCTGCCCAACCTGCGCGTGGCCGTGGCCCACGGCGGGGGCTCGTTTGCCAGCACCATTGGGCGCATCGAGCACGGCTGGCAGGTGCGGCCCGACCTCTGCGCCGTCGACAACCCGCACAACCCGCGCCGGTACCTGGGCAAGTTTTGGGTCGATTCGCTGGTGCACGACCCGCTGATGCTCGACTACCTGATGAAAACCCTGGGGGCCGATAAAATCACGCTCGGCACCGACTACCCGTTTCCGCTGGGCGAGCTGGAGCCGGGCCAGCTCATCAAGTCCATGCCGTTTTCAGACGACATCAAAGCCCGGATGCTGGGCCAGAACGCGCTGGACTGGCTGGGGCTGACGGCCGGGCAGTTTGGGTACTCTTCTCATCCGCTGACGGCCGCGCGGTAA